One window of the Chryseobacterium sp. CY350 genome contains the following:
- a CDS encoding M16 family metallopeptidase, which produces MKKQLTYIAVAFLFTGMLSAQKIDLNAMPKPGPTPAINIAQPKTFQLKNGLTVMVVENNKLPRVNMSLSMDRQPYYEGDVAGVSEIMADQLGNGTTTLSKDEFNKKIDFLGANLGFSSAGASSNSLSKYFPEVLGLMADAIINPKFSADEIQKSKERSIEGIKSEEKNASSIASRVSNALIYGKNTSRGEFQTVETVNKIQLADVQNVYKKYYAPDNAYLVIVGDVKFDKVKPLVEKAFSNWKKANTTFAPLEPASNVAKTEINVVDVPSAVQSVVSVGNINTLKMKDPNYFPATIANYILGGGGEARLFMNLREKNGFTYGAYSSMSPSKYSPDFSAEASVRNEVTDKAVKEFMNEINGISTVKADELANAKAKLKGSFIMSLEQPATIARFAVSQKVNDLPADFYTNYLKSIDKVTAADVSSAVKATVLPNQSRIFIAGKASDISEGLEKLGYPVKYYDTNANPVAKPTAQKIDAGVTVASVVDKYITAIGGKANLAKVSSYTMTGSMSMQGQNIDIKTIKAQGGKELQLVSMGAMTLQKQVFDGKTGFSEQQGQKVPMTKEEIADNLKNTELFEELGFAKSGDYQLGGIEKINGEDSYAIKAGDETYYYSVKTGLKTGETKVEKAQGQTFTVPTTYSDYKDVAGVKMPYKITMSQMGMDMTMNVKSYEVNQAKDSDFK; this is translated from the coding sequence ATGAAAAAGCAATTAACATATATAGCAGTAGCATTTTTATTCACAGGAATGCTTTCTGCACAAAAAATTGACCTGAATGCAATGCCGAAGCCGGGACCAACTCCTGCAATCAACATTGCGCAGCCAAAAACTTTTCAGCTTAAAAACGGCTTGACCGTAATGGTGGTTGAAAACAACAAACTACCAAGAGTAAACATGAGCCTTTCTATGGACAGACAACCTTATTACGAGGGTGATGTTGCAGGAGTAAGCGAAATCATGGCAGATCAGCTGGGTAACGGAACAACGACTTTAAGCAAAGACGAATTCAACAAAAAGATTGATTTCCTGGGAGCAAACTTAGGTTTCAGTTCTGCAGGAGCTTCTTCTAACTCACTTTCAAAATATTTCCCGGAAGTTTTAGGTTTAATGGCTGATGCGATTATCAATCCTAAATTTTCTGCTGACGAAATTCAAAAATCAAAAGAAAGATCTATTGAAGGTATCAAAAGTGAAGAAAAAAATGCTTCATCTATCGCTTCAAGAGTTTCTAACGCGTTGATCTACGGAAAAAACACTTCAAGAGGAGAATTTCAAACAGTAGAAACCGTAAATAAAATTCAGCTTGCAGATGTTCAGAATGTTTACAAAAAATATTACGCTCCGGATAATGCTTATCTGGTAATCGTAGGTGATGTAAAATTTGACAAAGTGAAACCTTTGGTGGAGAAAGCTTTCAGCAACTGGAAAAAAGCAAACACCACTTTTGCACCTTTGGAGCCGGCTTCAAATGTTGCCAAAACAGAGATTAACGTAGTTGACGTTCCATCTGCAGTACAATCTGTAGTTTCTGTAGGAAACATCAATACATTGAAGATGAAAGATCCTAATTACTTCCCTGCTACTATTGCCAATTACATCTTAGGCGGCGGCGGTGAAGCAAGACTTTTCATGAATCTTCGTGAGAAAAACGGATTTACTTATGGTGCATACTCTAGCATGAGCCCGAGCAAATATTCTCCTGATTTCTCAGCGGAAGCAAGCGTAAGAAATGAAGTTACTGATAAAGCGGTAAAAGAATTCATGAATGAAATCAATGGAATTTCTACCGTAAAAGCAGACGAATTAGCAAATGCAAAAGCTAAATTGAAAGGAAGTTTCATCATGTCTTTGGAGCAGCCTGCAACGATCGCAAGATTTGCAGTTAGTCAGAAAGTTAACGACCTTCCTGCTGATTTTTATACAAATTATCTGAAATCAATCGATAAAGTGACTGCTGCAGATGTATCAAGCGCTGTAAAAGCTACAGTTTTACCAAACCAAAGCAGAATTTTCATCGCTGGTAAAGCATCTGATATTTCTGAAGGTTTAGAAAAATTAGGTTACCCTGTAAAATATTATGATACGAATGCAAATCCTGTTGCAAAACCAACTGCGCAGAAAATTGATGCTGGTGTAACGGTAGCTTCTGTTGTAGATAAATACATTACAGCAATTGGAGGTAAAGCAAACTTAGCTAAAGTTTCTTCTTACACAATGACTGGCTCAATGTCTATGCAGGGACAAAACATTGATATCAAAACTATCAAAGCACAGGGAGGAAAAGAATTACAATTAGTTTCTATGGGAGCAATGACTCTTCAGAAACAGGTTTTTGATGGTAAAACAGGTTTTTCTGAGCAACAAGGTCAGAAAGTACCAATGACTAAAGAAGAAATTGCTGACAACCTGAAAAATACTGAACTTTTCGAAGAGTTAGGTTTCGCAAAATCTGGTGATTACCAATTGGGGGGCATCGAAAAAATAAACGGTGAAGATTCTTACGCAATCAAAGCTGGTGATGAGACTTACTATTACAGTGTAAAAACCGGTTTAAAGACTGGGGAAACTAAAGTTGAAAAAGCTCAGGGGCAAACATTTACTGTTCCTACAACTTATTCTGATTACAAAGATGTTGCAGGTGTGAAAATGCCTTACAAAATCACAATGAGTCAGATGGGTATGGATATGACAATGAATGTAAAATCTTACGAAGTAAATCAGGCAAAAGATTCAGATTTCAAATAA
- a CDS encoding M16 family metallopeptidase: MKKRLLSAAAAAFFGVMLNAQQIKFEEYDLPNGLHVILHQDNSAPVVTTGVMYHVGAKDEVIGRTGFAHFFEHLLFEGTPNIKRGEWFKIVSSNGGQNNANTTNDRTYYYETFPSNNEQLGLWMEAERLRHAEINQIGVDTQREVVKEEKRLRMDNQPYGNLFTTVQKNLFTNHPYNWPTIGSMEDLNGAKLEEFKAFYKKYYVPNNATLVVAGDIKPEQTKKWIMEYYGGIPKGTVYPKNFPKDAPITQEKEVTATDPNIQLPAYVFAYRTPANKEKDAYILDMLSSYLSSGKSSVLYKKLVDQEKKALQVQAFNQGLEDYGIFAFFAIPMGATTKQTLQADIDAEIKKLQTTLISQEDYQKLQNQFENQFVNANSSIQGIAASLATNHVLMGDTNLINKEIDIYRSITKQDLQNAAKKYLNPNQRVIINYVPEKK, translated from the coding sequence ATGAAAAAACGACTTCTTAGTGCTGCGGCAGCTGCTTTTTTTGGAGTAATGCTGAATGCACAACAAATCAAATTCGAAGAATATGATCTGCCAAATGGTTTACACGTAATTCTTCATCAGGATAATTCGGCACCGGTAGTTACAACAGGGGTAATGTATCACGTCGGGGCAAAAGACGAGGTTATAGGAAGAACGGGTTTTGCTCACTTTTTTGAGCACCTTTTATTTGAAGGAACTCCCAATATTAAAAGAGGAGAATGGTTCAAAATCGTTTCTTCAAACGGAGGACAAAACAATGCAAACACGACAAACGACAGAACGTATTATTACGAAACTTTCCCGTCTAACAACGAGCAATTGGGACTTTGGATGGAAGCTGAAAGATTGCGTCATGCAGAAATCAACCAAATCGGTGTAGATACACAGAGAGAAGTTGTAAAAGAAGAAAAAAGATTAAGAATGGATAACCAGCCTTATGGAAATCTTTTCACAACGGTACAGAAAAACCTCTTCACCAATCACCCTTACAACTGGCCGACTATCGGTTCTATGGAGGATTTAAATGGTGCAAAACTAGAAGAATTTAAAGCTTTTTATAAAAAATATTACGTTCCGAATAACGCAACTTTGGTTGTAGCAGGTGATATCAAGCCTGAGCAGACCAAAAAATGGATTATGGAATACTACGGTGGCATACCTAAAGGAACTGTTTATCCTAAAAACTTCCCGAAAGATGCGCCAATCACTCAGGAAAAAGAAGTAACGGCTACTGACCCGAATATTCAGCTTCCGGCTTACGTTTTCGCTTATAGAACCCCGGCTAACAAAGAAAAAGATGCGTATATCTTAGATATGCTTTCTTCTTACTTAAGCAGCGGAAAATCTTCAGTTTTATACAAAAAATTGGTTGATCAGGAGAAAAAAGCGCTTCAGGTACAGGCATTTAATCAAGGTCTTGAAGACTACGGAATTTTCGCATTTTTTGCAATCCCGATGGGAGCTACAACGAAGCAGACTTTGCAGGCAGATATTGATGCAGAAATCAAAAAACTTCAGACTACATTGATTTCTCAGGAAGATTATCAAAAACTTCAGAATCAGTTTGAGAATCAGTTTGTAAACGCAAACTCAAGCATTCAGGGAATTGCTGCTTCATTGGCAACAAACCACGTGTTGATGGGAGATACTAATTTGATCAATAAAGAAATCGACATTTACAGATCGATCACGAAGCAAGATCTTCAAAATGCTGCTAAAAAGTATCTTAATCCTAACCAAAGAGTAATCATTAATTACGTTCCCGAAAAAAAATAA
- a CDS encoding PAS domain-containing protein — protein sequence MKSFIEQNISQESLITLFSQAPVAMCLLLGEDLIIESANPQILELWGRDSSSVGQPLFDVLPEIKSQGFVEIFENVYHKGEVFKGNKLSIFLEKFGNLEEHFFDFIYSPVYHVDKKIIGVSVVATEVTDQVMSERKLRESEYRFEDLIKNSDYSTAIYRSDDLYIELANDLMLKTWGKDASVIGTKLEDALPELEGQPFIGILKDIFKTGQTYTATEDRVDLVVDGKLQTYYFNFSYKPIKNQNGEVYAIHNMAVDVTDLVIARKEIQQREEKFRDLADSMPQFVWTCDKDGKMTYMNDNWYRYTGFDREEDPAIGVKKIIHPNVYAEVETIWEESLKTGNSFEMEYQFLDPSNPEIYRWFLGRAVAAFDDCGNIKQWIGTFTDIDDFKQLQTQKDNFLGIASPN from the coding sequence ATGAAAAGCTTTATAGAACAGAATATTTCACAGGAATCATTAATCACTTTATTCAGCCAGGCTCCTGTAGCAATGTGTTTGTTGCTGGGCGAAGATCTTATTATTGAGAGCGCCAATCCTCAGATTTTAGAACTTTGGGGAAGAGATTCTAGCTCGGTTGGTCAGCCGCTATTTGACGTGCTTCCAGAAATCAAGTCTCAGGGTTTTGTAGAAATTTTTGAAAACGTTTATCATAAAGGCGAGGTATTTAAAGGAAATAAACTATCCATTTTTTTGGAAAAATTCGGAAATTTAGAAGAACATTTTTTCGACTTTATTTATTCACCGGTTTATCATGTTGATAAAAAAATTATTGGGGTAAGTGTTGTTGCCACTGAGGTTACAGATCAGGTAATGTCTGAGCGTAAACTTAGAGAAAGTGAATATCGATTTGAAGATTTAATTAAAAATTCTGACTATTCTACAGCAATTTATCGTTCCGATGATCTTTATATAGAACTTGCCAATGACCTGATGCTCAAAACCTGGGGCAAAGATGCATCAGTAATCGGAACAAAGCTGGAAGATGCTTTGCCGGAGCTCGAAGGTCAGCCTTTTATAGGAATTCTAAAAGATATTTTCAAAACCGGGCAGACGTATACTGCAACCGAAGACCGTGTAGATCTTGTGGTGGATGGCAAACTTCAGACCTATTATTTTAATTTTTCCTACAAACCAATCAAGAATCAAAACGGCGAAGTGTATGCGATTCACAATATGGCGGTTGATGTTACAGATTTGGTGATTGCCCGTAAAGAAATTCAGCAAAGAGAAGAAAAATTCAGAGATCTGGCCGATTCTATGCCGCAATTTGTATGGACTTGTGATAAAGACGGAAAAATGACTTATATGAATGATAACTGGTATCGCTACACGGGTTTCGACAGAGAAGAAGATCCAGCGATCGGTGTAAAGAAAATTATTCATCCGAACGTCTATGCAGAAGTGGAAACTATTTGGGAAGAAAGTCTGAAAACAGGAAATTCTTTTGAAATGGAATATCAGTTTTTAGATCCGAGTAATCCTGAAATTTACCGATGGTTTTTGGGAAGAGCGGTTGCCGCATTTGACGATTGTGGAAACATCAAACAGTGGATCGGAACTTTCACAGATATCGACGATTTTAAGCAGCTTCAGACGCAAAAAGATAATTTCCTCGGAATTGCAAGTCCGAACTGA
- a CDS encoding sensor histidine kinase, whose amino-acid sequence MTSLKIYTQFIEKNLVRQNDLKNAQVARKMDDQIDLLTDLISDLLDVTKIQNGKIQLNESEFDFDQLAEEIVAEQQMSARHKITFNHSQVGKIFSDRHRVSQVMSNLISNAVKYSPDADEVIVSTKLVGDHVRFCVKDFGIGIPEDKQKKIFEQYYRVSNAKEHTFPGLGLGLYISSEIIKRTGGRIYVTSNEEKGSDFCFEIPKSKNVQQNA is encoded by the coding sequence TTGACGAGTTTAAAGATTTACACTCAGTTTATCGAAAAAAATCTTGTTCGCCAAAATGATCTGAAGAATGCTCAGGTTGCCAGAAAGATGGATGACCAGATTGATCTTTTAACCGATCTAATAAGTGATCTGCTTGACGTTACAAAAATTCAGAATGGCAAAATTCAACTCAATGAATCTGAATTTGATTTTGATCAGCTCGCAGAAGAAATTGTTGCCGAACAGCAAATGTCTGCAAGGCATAAGATTACATTTAATCACTCTCAGGTAGGTAAAATATTTTCAGACAGACATCGTGTATCACAGGTAATGAGCAATCTCATAAGCAATGCCGTAAAATATTCTCCCGATGCAGATGAGGTGATTGTTTCTACAAAATTAGTAGGCGATCACGTGAGATTCTGTGTAAAAGATTTCGGGATTGGTATTCCTGAAGATAAACAAAAGAAAATTTTTGAACAGTATTACAGAGTGAGCAATGCGAAAGAGCATACTTTTCCGGGGTTGGGATTAGGTCTATACATTTCTTCAGAAATTATCAAACGTACAGGTGGCCGCATTTATGTGACGTCAAATGAAGAAAAAGGGTCTGATTTTTGCTTCGAAATTCCCAAAAGTAAAAACGTACAACAAAATGCCTAA
- a CDS encoding response regulator, with protein sequence MPNATKVLVVDDSPAIVDSIEMMLDFEGFEIEKFYKGSDMLKTLNADSKPNVILMDMWLSGEDGRDICREIKSDENLKDIPVLIMSASRGLEQSALEAGADAFIAKPFDLGDMVDRLKTYAK encoded by the coding sequence ATGCCTAATGCGACAAAAGTTTTAGTGGTAGATGACAGTCCTGCGATCGTAGATTCTATAGAAATGATGCTGGATTTTGAAGGATTTGAAATAGAAAAATTTTATAAAGGTTCAGATATGTTGAAAACTTTGAATGCAGATTCTAAACCCAATGTTATCCTCATGGATATGTGGCTTTCCGGGGAAGACGGCCGAGATATTTGCAGAGAAATAAAATCTGATGAAAATTTAAAAGATATTCCTGTTTTGATCATGTCGGCAAGTCGTGGTTTAGAACAGTCGGCTTTGGAGGCTGGTGCAGACGCTTTTATCGCCAAACCTTTTGATCTGGGAGATATGGTTGACAGATTAAAGACTTATGCTAAATAA
- a CDS encoding ATP-dependent helicase, which yields MDYLKGLNESQYEAVTTLQGPLMVLAGAGSGKTRVLTMRIAHLITNGVDPFNILALTFTNKAAKEMKERIAKVVGQSNARSLWMGTFHSVFARILRSEAHYLGYPSNFTIYDQQDALNVIRKVLKDMNIDADLYKPKKVQARISNYKNNLITVKAYYNNPELIEADEKANMKFIGKIYEKYVEACYKNGSMDFDDLLLKTNELLTRFPEVLAKYQDRFRYILVDEYQDTNHSQYLIVKALASKFENICVVGDDAQSIYSFRGANIYNILNFKKDYPDAMTVSLEQNYRSTQNIVNAANVVISKNLQQFKKNVFSENEEGEKIKVYRSLSDADEANFVAGNIWELSNREQKKFSDFAILYRTNSQTRAFEDSLRRKNIPYKVYGGLSFYQRKEVKDLIGYLRLLVNENDSEALMRIINYPTRGIGETTQNKLIVFADSQNISVSKVLDNLGMYAPQLKFNNGVLTKLSDFWSMIKAFQVLLKTETAYSVAMEVAKRSGLIKFLKDDQTPEGISRVENVQELMNSMQGFIEEQQQIEDGDPSLPNFLENIALSADTQRKDDNEDMVSLMTIHLSKGLEFPVVHLVGLEENLFPSFMSSATREDLEEERRLFYVALTRAEKQAFFSYAVSRFQWGKITDAEPSRFLSEVDEQYIEFLNPAIEKRFINNAGITSNIFDEHPSEMRSFKKVEKKTIAKSENDKPIAEPRKLKPVATAKIINPSGASSQDIEVGDKVRHDRFGIGEVKFLDGTDPQNIKAKVVFLHEGEKNLILKYAKLTKI from the coding sequence ATGGATTATCTGAAAGGACTCAACGAATCACAATATGAAGCCGTTACCACTTTACAAGGACCTCTCATGGTGCTTGCAGGAGCCGGTTCCGGGAAAACACGTGTGCTTACGATGCGTATTGCGCATTTGATTACAAATGGGGTTGATCCGTTTAATATTCTGGCATTGACCTTTACCAACAAGGCAGCAAAGGAAATGAAAGAACGTATTGCAAAAGTGGTAGGACAAAGTAATGCACGAAGTCTGTGGATGGGTACTTTTCACTCTGTTTTTGCAAGAATTCTGAGAAGTGAGGCGCATTATTTGGGCTATCCTTCCAATTTTACGATTTACGATCAGCAGGATGCTTTAAATGTCATCAGAAAAGTTTTGAAAGACATGAATATTGATGCAGATCTGTATAAGCCCAAAAAAGTTCAGGCAAGAATTTCCAATTATAAAAATAACCTGATTACCGTAAAAGCATATTATAACAATCCTGAATTAATTGAAGCTGACGAAAAAGCCAACATGAAATTCATCGGAAAAATTTATGAAAAATATGTTGAAGCCTGTTATAAAAACGGCTCGATGGATTTTGATGATTTATTGCTGAAAACCAATGAATTATTAACAAGATTTCCCGAAGTTTTAGCTAAATATCAAGACAGATTCAGATACATTTTGGTAGATGAGTACCAGGATACGAATCATTCTCAGTATTTGATTGTGAAAGCTTTAGCCTCAAAATTCGAAAATATTTGTGTGGTAGGTGATGATGCACAGTCGATTTACTCTTTTCGTGGTGCGAATATTTACAATATTTTAAATTTCAAAAAAGATTATCCGGATGCAATGACGGTTTCTCTGGAACAAAATTATCGTTCTACCCAGAATATTGTAAATGCTGCAAACGTAGTAATCTCTAAAAACCTTCAGCAGTTTAAGAAAAATGTTTTTAGTGAAAACGAAGAGGGAGAAAAAATCAAAGTGTACAGATCGCTTTCTGATGCTGACGAAGCCAATTTCGTTGCCGGGAACATCTGGGAACTGAGCAACAGAGAACAAAAGAAATTCAGCGATTTCGCAATTTTATACCGTACCAACTCACAGACAAGAGCGTTTGAAGACTCTTTAAGAAGAAAAAATATTCCGTATAAAGTGTATGGCGGTTTGTCTTTCTATCAAAGGAAAGAAGTGAAAGATTTGATTGGTTATCTTCGTCTTCTCGTCAATGAAAATGATTCTGAAGCGTTAATGCGAATCATTAATTATCCCACAAGAGGAATTGGTGAAACTACTCAGAATAAATTGATTGTTTTTGCAGATTCACAAAATATATCGGTATCAAAAGTTCTCGACAATCTCGGAATGTACGCGCCACAACTAAAATTTAACAATGGAGTTTTAACTAAGCTGAGTGATTTCTGGTCGATGATCAAAGCATTTCAGGTTTTGCTTAAAACGGAAACCGCATACAGCGTTGCGATGGAAGTTGCCAAGCGAAGCGGTTTAATTAAATTTTTAAAAGATGATCAGACTCCAGAAGGTATTTCCCGTGTAGAGAACGTTCAGGAATTAATGAACTCAATGCAGGGCTTTATTGAAGAACAGCAGCAAATTGAAGATGGTGACCCAAGTTTACCAAATTTCCTTGAAAACATCGCACTTTCTGCCGATACACAAAGGAAAGATGATAATGAAGATATGGTTTCGCTGATGACGATTCACCTGTCGAAAGGTCTTGAATTTCCGGTTGTACATTTGGTTGGATTGGAAGAAAATTTGTTTCCGAGTTTTATGAGTTCGGCCACCAGAGAAGATCTGGAGGAAGAAAGACGTTTGTTTTATGTTGCATTGACGAGAGCCGAAAAACAGGCATTTTTCTCCTACGCAGTTTCTCGTTTTCAGTGGGGAAAAATTACCGATGCAGAACCGTCACGATTTTTGAGTGAAGTCGATGAGCAATATATTGAATTTTTAAATCCTGCGATTGAGAAGAGATTCATCAATAATGCCGGAATTACCTCTAATATATTTGATGAGCATCCTTCTGAAATGCGAAGTTTCAAAAAAGTGGAGAAGAAGACGATCGCTAAGTCTGAAAACGATAAGCCGATTGCAGAACCTAGAAAACTAAAACCGGTAGCGACAGCAAAAATTATCAATCCAAGTGGTGCTTCTTCGCAGGATATCGAGGTGGGTGACAAAGTGAGACACGACCGTTTTGGTATTGGTGAAGTTAAATTTTTAGATGGCACCGATCCTCAGAATATCAAAGCGAAAGTAGTTTTCTTACATGAAGGTGAGAAGAATTTAATTCTGAAATATGCTAAACTGACAAAAATTTAA
- a CDS encoding alpha/beta hydrolase, translating into MKKILIFLFITITSIPLFSQEYQTLQNVHYYEETTNKSDAYINERCVLDVYVPKNTKNFSTVIWFHGGGITGGEKHIPEELKNKGVAVIAVNYRLSPKVNAPKYIEDAAAATAWVFKNIKKYGGSEDLVFISGHSAGGYLAIMVGLDKSYLNKYKIDANKLAGIIPFSGQMISHFTTRKEKGIDELDARIDEMAPLHFIRADAPPLLLITGDREKELLGRYEENAYMWRMMKLKGHKETTLYELDGFDHGGMAQPAFPLLLTEIKRVEKVKKK; encoded by the coding sequence ATGAAAAAGATTCTCATATTTTTATTCATAACGATTACTTCAATACCCTTATTTTCACAGGAATATCAAACCCTTCAAAACGTTCACTACTACGAAGAAACAACGAATAAATCTGACGCTTACATTAACGAAAGATGTGTTTTGGATGTTTATGTTCCAAAAAACACAAAGAATTTCTCTACAGTAATCTGGTTTCACGGTGGCGGGATTACAGGTGGCGAAAAACATATTCCCGAAGAGCTTAAAAATAAAGGAGTCGCAGTAATTGCGGTCAATTACAGATTGTCTCCGAAAGTGAATGCTCCGAAATATATTGAAGACGCTGCAGCTGCAACAGCCTGGGTTTTTAAAAATATTAAAAAGTATGGAGGAAGTGAAGATTTAGTTTTCATCTCAGGACATTCAGCGGGCGGATATCTTGCAATAATGGTTGGTTTAGATAAGTCTTATTTGAATAAATATAAAATTGACGCCAACAAACTAGCCGGAATTATCCCGTTCAGCGGACAAATGATCTCCCATTTTACCACAAGAAAAGAAAAAGGAATCGATGAACTGGATGCTAGAATTGACGAGATGGCGCCACTTCATTTTATCCGTGCAGATGCGCCGCCTTTGCTTTTAATTACAGGTGACAGAGAAAAAGAACTTCTCGGAAGATATGAAGAAAACGCATATATGTGGAGAATGATGAAGCTGAAAGGCCATAAAGAAACCACACTTTACGAACTTGATGGCTTCGATCACGGCGGAATGGCTCAACCTGCTTTTCCTTTGTTACTGACCGAGATAAAAAGAGTTGAAAAAGTGAAGAAAAAATAA
- a CDS encoding alpha/beta hydrolase, protein MNSKFPTTHINRVFINLFFIFFLSASLFSQTKKSTLLQEETTVSENITYKKDDLGNDLQLDIYKPKNSTTGKLPVVVFLHGGAWALGDKVIAPDNYVEQTILKLTEKNFAVLSVNYRLVSDTVHFPGPVEDSKDAVRWVRKNAAQYGFDSENIGYWGVSAGAHLSLLSAYTTDSEFIGDSELSKYSGRVNYVVDNFGPTDMNRLLHTKAPKPLLFVVGLIAKEIIDIRTKLAKGITGYDIKTDRKKVIEICKTVSPLNYTDNSVPTLILHGDKDKVAPIRHSKRLIKMLDKTTTPHSLIVVKKGNHGFKDTEKSYQNELNEAMINFIISQKK, encoded by the coding sequence ATGAATTCTAAATTTCCCACAACACATATCAACAGGGTTTTTATAAACCTGTTTTTTATTTTCTTCTTATCGGCATCACTATTTTCGCAGACAAAAAAGAGCACTTTACTTCAAGAAGAAACCACAGTTTCTGAAAATATTACTTATAAAAAAGACGATCTGGGAAACGATCTTCAGTTAGACATTTACAAACCAAAAAATTCTACAACTGGAAAATTACCAGTTGTTGTTTTTTTACATGGCGGCGCGTGGGCACTTGGCGATAAGGTAATCGCACCGGACAATTATGTTGAACAAACTATTTTGAAACTTACAGAAAAAAACTTTGCAGTTTTAAGTGTCAATTATCGTTTGGTAAGCGATACTGTTCATTTTCCTGGTCCTGTGGAAGACTCAAAAGATGCGGTGCGATGGGTGAGAAAAAATGCTGCTCAATACGGATTTGATTCAGAAAACATTGGATATTGGGGCGTTTCCGCGGGGGCACATCTTTCTTTACTTTCTGCTTATACAACTGATAGTGAATTTATTGGCGATTCAGAATTATCAAAATATTCCGGGAGAGTAAATTATGTAGTTGATAATTTTGGCCCAACGGATATGAATAGATTGTTACATACCAAAGCACCAAAGCCGCTACTTTTTGTTGTAGGTTTAATCGCTAAAGAAATTATTGACATCAGAACCAAACTTGCCAAAGGAATTACAGGCTACGATATAAAGACTGACAGGAAAAAAGTGATTGAGATCTGCAAAACAGTTTCACCTTTAAATTACACCGACAACAGCGTTCCCACATTGATACTGCACGGTGATAAAGACAAGGTTGCCCCAATTAGACATTCAAAAAGACTGATTAAAATGCTGGATAAAACAACTACTCCACATTCGCTGATCGTAGTAAAAAAAGGAAATCACGGTTTTAAAGATACAGAAAAATCTTATCAGAACGAGCTCAATGAAGCTATGATCAATTTTATTATTTCACAAAAAAAATAA
- a CDS encoding DUF3037 domain-containing protein, translating into MLEDKIYEYAVIRLVPKVEREEFFNIGLVMFSKKEKFIRVEFYLCPDKFKLMRSKLDYDDIIQNLESFQKIAYGAKDGGPVAHMDIPERFRWLTALRSAVVQTSRPHPGKSKDLEKTFGKLFEELVK; encoded by the coding sequence ATGCTAGAGGATAAAATATACGAATACGCAGTTATACGGCTGGTTCCCAAAGTTGAAAGAGAAGAGTTTTTCAATATAGGACTGGTGATGTTTTCAAAGAAAGAAAAATTTATCCGTGTAGAATTTTATCTCTGCCCAGATAAATTTAAACTCATGAGAAGCAAACTGGATTATGATGATATTATTCAAAATCTTGAAAGTTTCCAGAAGATAGCCTACGGAGCCAAAGATGGCGGTCCGGTTGCTCACATGGATATTCCTGAAAGATTCCGCTGGTTGACGGCGTTGAGAAGTGCTGTAGTACAAACCTCAAGACCTCATCCCGGAAAATCTAAAGACCTGGAAAAGACGTTTGGTAAACTTTTTGAGGAGTTAGTAAAATAA